One Malania oleifera isolate guangnan ecotype guangnan chromosome 10, ASM2987363v1, whole genome shotgun sequence genomic region harbors:
- the LOC131166110 gene encoding LOW QUALITY PROTEIN: trihelix transcription factor PTL-like (The sequence of the model RefSeq protein was modified relative to this genomic sequence to represent the inferred CDS: substituted 2 bases at 2 genomic stop codons) produces the protein LSFAFQLNFEATPIIDMGEQYGLPDLRQFMAGGRTHFPAAIPVHPPPATEYPPQPQQHYYESSLMVGRHHHHHHEIIDHDQRPTHHHHHHHEVNVLMPSGFTPPPPAAVNFCGLMEMEAGNCTTTTTTSSTGGGGGAGGGGDIIGGNSSSSSRWPRQETLTLLDIRSRLDPKFKEANHKGPLWDEVSRIMLEEHGYQRSGKKCREKFENLYKYYKKTKEGKAGRQDGKHYRFFRQLEALYGKTSNINIQASVSDTQYNITNCDLLYNPSNIAVDKLANLDHQHQPLHPDHKLCESLSFSNSSDHFETTSNSSENNEDDLSAIALMMDHSVEKKKSFKRRGWKAKIREFVESHMRKLMETQDVWMEKMLKTIEHNEQERLCREEEWRKMEAARIDREYKFWANERVWVEARDAALLEVLKKFTGHELQGLSVPELKIEESDRCREKNVEDGASDAPEDKSMDSTRWLEPEVSSLIQIRTSMEPRFQESGYLKEGLWEEISAKMACLGYDRSAIKCKEKWDNVNVFMNKSTTECSNKKRKENLRINSYFQQLDQSHNGHEINVEGLHRTDASGXAVXDSCFQILMEEGGHLWENYGVKFNKGKNQEP, from the exons CTTTCGTTTGCGTTTCAACTTAATTTTGAAGCCACCCCAATCATAGACATGGGAGAGCAGTACGGCCTGCCGGATCTGCGGCAGTTCATGGCAGGCGGGAGGACCCATTTTCCGGCGGCCATCCCAGTACACCCTCCTCCGGCGACCGAGTACCCGCCCCAACCGCAGCAGCACTACTACGAGAGCAGCCTTATGGTGGGtcgccatcatcatcatcatcacgaGATCATTGATCATGATCAGAGACCtactcatcatcatcatcatcatcatgagGTTAACGTTCTTATGCCTTCCGGGTTCACTCCCCCTCCTCCTGCCGCTGTCAATTTCTGCGGGCTAATGGAGATGGAAGCCGGTAATTGCACTACTACCACCACCACTAGCAGCACTGGAGGCGGCGGCGGAGCAGGCGGAGGAGGAGATATAATTGGtggcaacagcagcagcagcagtagatGGCCGAGGCAGGAGACTCTCACTCTCCTTGACATCAGATCTCGCCTTGATCCCAAGTTCAAGGAGGCTAATCACAAAGGCCCCTTGTGGGATGAAGTCTCCA GGATAATGCTAGAGGAGCATGGGTACCAGAGGAGCGGCAAGAAATGCAGAGAGAAGTTCGAGAACTTGTACAAGTACTACAAGAAGACCAAGGAAGGTAAAGCTGGAAGACAAGACGGGAAGCACTACAGGTTCTTTCGCCAGCTCGAAGCCCTCTATGGCAAAACCAGCAACATCAATATTCAAGCTTCGGTCTCGGACACCCAATACAATATCACAAACTGCGATCTTCTCTATAATCCAAGCAACATCGCCGTTGACAAATTAGCAAATCTAGATCATCAGCACCAGCCCCTTCACCCCGACCACAAGCTCTGCGAGAGTCTCAGCTTCTCCAACTCCTCCGATCACTTCGAGACCACTTCTAATTCCTCAGAGAACAACGAAGATGATCTTTCCGCGATTGCTCTCATGATGGACCACTCCgtggagaagaagaagagtttCAAGAGAAGGGGGTGGAAGGCTAAGATAAGGGAGTTTGTGGAATCACACATGAGAAAGTTGATGGAGACTCAAGATGTGTGGATGGAGAAGATGTTGAAGACCATTGAGCACAATGAGCAAGAGAGGTTGTGTAGAGAGGAGGAGTGGAGGAAGATGGAGGCGGCGCGGATCGACCGCGAGTACAAGTTCTGGGCGAATGAGAGAGTGTGGGTCGAAGCCCGGGACGCGGCGTTGCTCGAGGTTTTGAAGAAGTTTACGGGTCACGAACTACAAGGGTTGTCGGTGCCGGAGTTGAAGATAGAAGAAAGCGATCGGTGTCGCGAGAAAAACGTGGAGGACGGCGCGAGTGATGCGCCGGAAGATAAGTCCATGGACAGTACTAGGTGGCTGGAACCTGAGGTTTCAAGTTTGATACAAATAAGGACTAGCATGGAGCCTAGGTTCCAAGAAAGTGGGTATCTAAAGGAAGGCCTTTGGGAGGAGATATCAGCGAAAATGGCGTGTTTAGGGTACGATCGGAGCGCGATCAAGTGCAAAGAGAAATGGGATAATGTCAATGTATTCATGAACAAGAGTACCACTGAGTGCAGTaacaagaagagaaaagagaattTGAGGATCAATTCTTATTTTCAGCAGCTTGATCAGTCTCACAATGGCCATGAGATCAATGTGGAGGGTCTTCATCGGACCGACGCGTCCGGCTAGGCGGTGTAGGATAGCTGCTTTCAGATTTTGATGGAAGAAGGAGGTCACTTGTGGGAGAACTATGGAGTGAAGTTCAACAAGGGGAAAAACCAGGAACCCTAA
- the LOC131166909 gene encoding uncharacterized protein LOC131166909 — protein MRKNMLGLTSLSHSPIPIPIPIPNPIPSISRPLPLPLLNNHLTVTYSASASLLCTQTSKNRRRFAAFAENGNSGLSREPKGGRGDDEEEERKEPKMNGRLRFNLRWGDLLEPNPDNILAIGLTGVLAWASVQVLWQIFFVSLAILLAALKYSFVAALLIFILIALL, from the coding sequence ATGAGGAAAAACATGTTAGGGCTCACTTCGTTATCACACTCACCAATTCCAATTCCAATTCCAATTCCAAATCCAATTCCTTCGATCTCAAGACCTCTCCCTCTTCCTCTGCTCAATAATCATTTAACTGTAACgtattctgcttctgcttcgCTCCTCTGTACCCAAACCTCTAAGAACCGCAGGAGATTCGCGGCGTTTGCAGAGAACGGCAATAGCGGGCTCAGCCGAGAACCCAAAGGAGGAAGGGGAGACGATGAAGAAGAGGAAAGGAAGGAGCCGAAGATGAATGGACGGCTGAGATTTAATCTGCGGTGGGGCGATCTGCTGGAGCCGAATCCAGACAACATCTTGGCCATTGGATTGACGGGGGTCCTCGCCTGGGCGAGCGTCCAAGTCCTCTGGCAGATCTTCTTCGTCTCCTTGGCTATCCTCCTTGCTGCTCTCAAGTACTCCTTCGTTGCCGCTCTTCTCATCTTTATCCTCATTGCCCTTCTTtga